A genomic window from Sulfurimonas paralvinellae includes:
- a CDS encoding undecaprenyl-diphosphate phosphatase — protein MTIFDSLILGSIEGFTEFLPISSTGHLIVASKFLGIDQTSVTKAYEVIIQFAAILAVVLNYREKFTLQKIELWKKLILAFIPIGAVGFLFSHQIKELFSVTIVAVMFIVGGIVFLLVEKFYIPNEKKLIDDVENVTYKQALWIGIAQIFALVPGTSRAGSSIIGALLVGLSRKASAEFSFLLAFPVMSAVTGYDLLKHYHEFSSANLENLFIGFVVAFFVAYLTIKLFLKFLEKFTFVAFGIYRILFGILLLTLFN, from the coding sequence ATGACAATTTTTGATTCACTGATTTTAGGAAGTATAGAAGGCTTTACAGAGTTTCTGCCAATCTCCTCGACAGGGCATCTTATTGTCGCTTCAAAATTTCTCGGCATCGATCAGACAAGCGTGACCAAAGCCTATGAAGTCATCATCCAGTTCGCTGCGATTTTAGCGGTCGTACTCAATTACAGAGAAAAATTTACGCTTCAAAAAATAGAACTTTGGAAAAAGCTCATTTTGGCCTTTATCCCCATTGGCGCTGTTGGATTTTTATTTTCCCATCAAATAAAAGAGCTTTTTAGCGTTACCATTGTCGCTGTTATGTTCATTGTCGGCGGTATCGTTTTTTTGCTTGTTGAAAAATTTTACATTCCAAACGAGAAAAAGCTTATCGATGATGTCGAGAACGTCACCTACAAACAGGCTTTGTGGATCGGTATTGCTCAGATATTCGCTCTTGTTCCGGGAACAAGCCGTGCGGGATCGAGCATCATAGGAGCACTTCTTGTCGGTCTCTCACGCAAGGCAAGTGCCGAATTTAGCTTCCTGCTCGCTTTTCCTGTTATGTCTGCTGTCACCGGTTATGATCTGCTCAAACATTACCATGAGTTTTCTAGTGCCAATCTTGAAAACCTCTTCATCGGTTTTGTTGTCGCATTTTTCGTTGCCTATCTGACTATCAAACTTTTCTTGAAATTTCTGGAAAAATTCACCTTTGTAGCCTTTGGTATCTATCGTATTTTATTTGGCATATTACTTTTAACATTATTTAACTAG
- a CDS encoding ABC transporter permease — translation MKNLYLIAYLDLKESIRAKWFLVYSLVFGGLIALFFIAGVTESQVMGFSGLSRLLLMYIQITIVILPIFILITTVRSISGDRDSHILEYMLSFPISLRQYYWGKIIGRFITVYLPVVFAMIIAVVYGAFKGAAIPWSIFFLYTGLLFAMSATFLGIAFFISSFVKSSEVALGISFFIWIFLLAFIDIALISLMMQQRIDEGIIIFISLINPMEIFRVAAISLFDPQLTVMGPVAFYILDSVSQSTFVLLSILYPLVLGLVFAFLGYKIFEKKDLV, via the coding sequence ATGAAAAACTTATATTTAATAGCTTATCTTGATTTAAAAGAATCGATTCGTGCAAAATGGTTTTTGGTCTATTCTCTCGTTTTTGGCGGATTGATAGCACTTTTTTTCATTGCAGGAGTAACTGAATCTCAAGTGATGGGTTTCAGCGGGCTAAGCCGTCTGCTTTTGATGTATATTCAGATAACAATCGTGATATTGCCGATTTTTATTCTCATTACGACAGTGCGTTCCATATCAGGCGACAGAGATTCTCATATTTTAGAGTATATGCTCTCTTTCCCTATCTCGCTTAGACAGTATTACTGGGGTAAAATAATTGGCAGGTTCATCACTGTCTATCTGCCGGTCGTCTTTGCCATGATTATCGCCGTAGTATATGGAGCTTTTAAAGGTGCAGCTATTCCTTGGAGTATCTTCTTCCTGTATACGGGACTGCTCTTTGCCATGAGTGCTACTTTTTTGGGAATCGCTTTTTTTATTTCATCATTTGTAAAATCTTCCGAGGTAGCACTTGGCATCTCATTTTTCATCTGGATATTTTTACTGGCTTTCATCGACATAGCACTTATCTCTTTAATGATGCAGCAGCGAATAGATGAGGGTATTATCATTTTTATCAGTCTTATCAACCCTATGGAGATTTTCCGTGTAGCGGCTATCTCACTATTTGATCCGCAGCTTACGGTAATGGGACCTGTTGCTTTTTATATTTTGGACTCTGTATCACAGAGCACTTTTGTTCTGCTTTCCATCCTTTACCCTTTGGTTTTAGGTTTGGTATTTGCATTTCTTGGTTACAAGATATTTGAGAAAAAAGATTTGGTTTAG
- the rdgB gene encoding RdgB/HAM1 family non-canonical purine NTP pyrophosphatase, giving the protein MKRLVLATSNKGKVREIKELCENYEVVPYTDIIEPFEIVEDADTFKENALIKARAVYKALGDEDAVVLADDSGISVDVLDGAPGIYSARYAGENASDKDNLYKLIDDIKAKSVTSSPAHYTAAIAIITKDKERTVHGWMYGTAITEARGDGGFGYDPMFIPFGFDKTLGELDNAIKKKLSHRSKALSLASKVLKVL; this is encoded by the coding sequence TTGAAGAGATTGGTTTTAGCAACATCAAACAAGGGAAAAGTTAGAGAGATAAAAGAGCTGTGTGAAAATTATGAAGTGGTACCCTATACTGACATAATAGAACCTTTTGAGATCGTAGAAGATGCCGATACTTTTAAGGAAAATGCACTTATCAAAGCTCGGGCGGTCTATAAAGCTTTGGGGGATGAAGATGCGGTTGTTTTGGCTGATGACAGCGGGATAAGTGTGGATGTGCTGGATGGTGCACCGGGAATATACAGCGCACGATATGCCGGAGAGAATGCGAGTGATAAAGACAATCTCTATAAACTGATAGATGATATAAAAGCAAAAAGTGTGACAAGTTCACCGGCTCACTATACAGCGGCTATTGCCATCATAACAAAAGACAAAGAGAGAACAGTTCACGGATGGATGTATGGAACGGCTATAACGGAAGCGCGAGGTGATGGTGGTTTCGGATATGATCCGATGTTCATACCGTTTGGATTTGACAAGACGCTTGGAGAGCTTGACAATGCGATAAAGAAAAAATTATCGCACCGCTCAAAAGCACTCTCTTTGGCTTCTAAAGTTTTGAAAGTATTATAA
- the nosD gene encoding nitrous oxide reductase family maturation protein NosD, with translation MQDAIDKAQPGAVIKLQNGIYQGNLLITKPLSIVGQGEQVEIRGDAHGSVVTIQSSQVVLKNLIITNSGSNMQQIDAGVTIHKAVFVEISNCRLRDVLYGIDMDMVENSLIKNNDITVTKNTIPLRGNGLKLYFSHYNTIEHNKIHETRDVTLNYSHHNFFENNIFVNNRFATHLELSNSNHFKANVYRYNSVSMMFMGAKDTLVEDNEIFSATGAAGIGVMIGHVSNFIFKDNSVRYNAKGLYIQGAEKSRGMKRTIEANEIAYNAEALHFHASIKDNTIRHNSIHGNIDDVIKDVGGGFDASNVVEFNYWDRYDGFDRNNDGVGDTPYKVYQHADMLWQENHKVKFFYAAPVMALLDFLLKLAPFVEPTLVMEDKKPTFQSFSLSRQLHQSQ, from the coding sequence TTGCAGGATGCTATCGACAAGGCACAACCCGGTGCCGTCATAAAACTTCAAAACGGTATCTATCAGGGAAATCTTCTCATCACAAAACCTCTTAGTATCGTTGGACAAGGCGAGCAGGTAGAGATTCGCGGAGATGCTCATGGCTCAGTCGTTACAATACAAAGCTCACAAGTAGTTTTAAAAAACCTCATAATCACCAACAGTGGCAGCAATATGCAGCAGATTGACGCAGGTGTTACAATTCACAAAGCAGTATTTGTTGAAATAAGTAACTGCAGACTCAGAGATGTCCTTTATGGCATCGATATGGATATGGTTGAAAACTCTTTGATAAAGAACAATGATATAACGGTAACAAAAAACACAATCCCCTTACGTGGAAACGGTTTAAAACTCTACTTTTCTCACTACAACACTATAGAGCATAATAAAATCCATGAGACGCGTGATGTTACGCTCAACTACTCTCACCACAATTTTTTTGAGAACAATATATTTGTTAATAACCGGTTTGCAACACATTTGGAACTCTCAAACAGCAACCACTTTAAAGCGAACGTTTACCGGTACAATTCAGTATCTATGATGTTTATGGGAGCAAAAGATACACTTGTTGAAGACAATGAAATATTCAGTGCTACGGGTGCGGCCGGAATCGGTGTGATGATAGGTCATGTTTCTAATTTTATTTTTAAAGACAACAGTGTCCGTTACAATGCAAAAGGACTCTATATTCAAGGCGCAGAAAAATCACGAGGCATGAAACGAACTATAGAAGCGAATGAAATAGCTTATAATGCCGAAGCATTGCACTTTCACGCAAGCATTAAAGATAATACTATACGCCATAACAGCATCCACGGCAATATCGATGATGTCATTAAGGATGTTGGAGGCGGTTTTGATGCTTCAAATGTTGTTGAGTTTAATTATTGGGATAGATATGACGGTTTTGATAGGAATAATGACGGTGTAGGTGACACTCCCTACAAGGTCTATCAGCATGCCGATATGCTATGGCAGGAAAATCACAAGGTAAAATTTTTTTACGCGGCACCGGTGATGGCGCTGCTTGATTTTCTACTGAAGCTTGCTCCCTTTGTAGAGCCTACTTTGGTTATGGAAGATAAAAAACCTACCTTCCAATCTTTTTCACTCTCGAGACAACTTCATCAAAGTCAATAA
- a CDS encoding PAS domain-containing protein, which produces MTKPTPIDEEIVLDPKRYIVSETDEKGKITFANDYFQEVSGYSEEELIGKPHSIVRHPDMPKVVFKLLWETIGAGKNINAVVKNLAKDGRYYWIFTEFEIRKDTDTGKIIGYHASRKKISRHVIEIIADLYAKLLEIEKSEGIEASEKYLIEFLKEKGDDIEFANIMEEIHKFY; this is translated from the coding sequence ATGACAAAACCAACACCGATAGATGAAGAGATAGTACTCGATCCAAAACGCTATATTGTCAGTGAAACTGATGAGAAAGGGAAAATTACCTTTGCCAATGATTACTTTCAGGAAGTATCCGGTTACAGTGAGGAAGAGTTGATAGGCAAACCGCATAGTATTGTTCGCCACCCTGATATGCCAAAAGTGGTGTTTAAACTTTTATGGGAGACTATAGGGGCGGGGAAAAACATCAATGCTGTCGTGAAAAATCTGGCAAAAGATGGACGCTATTATTGGATATTTACAGAGTTTGAGATTCGTAAAGATACGGATACGGGTAAGATTATAGGCTATCACGCTTCACGCAAGAAGATCTCACGTCATGTCATAGAGATTATTGCCGATCTTTACGCAAAACTTTTAGAGATTGAAAAGTCTGAAGGTATTGAGGCAAGTGAAAAATATCTTATCGAGTTTTTAAAAGAAAAAGGCGATGATATTGAGTTTGCCAATATTATGGAAGAGATTCATAAATTTTACTAG
- a CDS encoding nitrous oxide reductase accessory protein NosL: MKKVIVLLLLSVSLLLSNEINYDKNTTGLVRQMKVYKYPQWVAKIELANGKEIFFVSPKSMFEFYFRPGKWPEFGIKQESDFKKIYVTDFATTKAVNAKGAFYVYGSDKTSPSGDDLVPFDSYKAAEEFSKAHNGKRIFGFREVNRGLINWLNDSL; this comes from the coding sequence ATGAAAAAAGTCATCGTATTACTGTTGTTATCTGTAAGTTTGCTTTTATCGAATGAAATAAATTACGATAAAAATACAACCGGACTTGTGCGACAAATGAAAGTTTATAAATATCCTCAGTGGGTTGCAAAAATAGAACTTGCCAACGGTAAAGAGATTTTTTTTGTTTCACCAAAGTCAATGTTCGAGTTTTATTTCAGACCTGGAAAATGGCCTGAATTTGGCATCAAACAAGAGAGTGATTTTAAAAAGATTTATGTGACTGATTTTGCTACAACGAAAGCCGTTAATGCAAAAGGTGCTTTTTATGTCTATGGAAGTGATAAAACTTCACCTTCAGGAGATGACCTTGTGCCTTTTGATTCTTATAAGGCTGCCGAAGAGTTTTCAAAAGCGCATAATGGCAAGCGAATTTTCGGATTTCGTGAAGTAAATCGTGGGCTGATAAACTGGCTCAATGACAGTTTATAA
- a CDS encoding ABC transporter ATP-binding protein, translating into MIQVSNLTKKFGSHISLDSVNCEFNKNESIALMGANGAGKTTLIRSIMGYYHPDAGEVLINGLNPVKERMKVLEHISFVPQLPPPIKLSIDELLQYITVSANVDKELIKHYANEMKLDIAANMSKSFFKLSGGMKQKLLIAISLAKKSDIIIYDEPTANLDPKARDDFYRLLKQNEEEKVLLFVTHRLEEVKDLVNRQIYMDLGKIVSDERV; encoded by the coding sequence ATGATACAAGTCTCAAACTTGACAAAAAAATTCGGTTCGCATATCTCATTGGATAGTGTGAATTGTGAATTTAATAAAAATGAATCTATCGCACTTATGGGAGCTAATGGAGCCGGTAAGACAACGTTGATTCGCTCTATTATGGGTTATTATCATCCAGATGCTGGCGAAGTGCTTATTAATGGTCTCAATCCTGTCAAAGAGCGTATGAAAGTACTTGAGCATATCAGTTTTGTGCCACAGCTCCCACCTCCAATAAAGCTCAGTATCGACGAACTTTTGCAGTATATAACTGTGAGTGCGAATGTCGATAAAGAGCTGATAAAGCATTATGCCAATGAGATGAAGCTTGACATTGCAGCAAACATGAGCAAGTCATTTTTTAAACTCAGCGGTGGCATGAAACAAAAACTTCTGATCGCTATCTCATTGGCAAAGAAGAGTGACATCATCATTTATGATGAGCCGACAGCAAATCTTGACCCAAAAGCAAGAGATGATTTTTACAGACTGCTCAAACAGAATGAAGAGGAAAAAGTACTTCTTTTTGTAACACACAGACTTGAAGAGGTGAAAGATCTTGTCAATCGTCAGATCTATATGGATCTTGGAAAAATAGTTTCGGATGAGAGGGTTTAG
- a CDS encoding MFS transporter: MFKKVLPLSTILFLRFLGLFLVLPVLSVYALDLKGATPFLVGVVVGGYALTQAVFQVPFGSMSDKVGRKPTILFGLLIFLVGSLICAYSDNIYMLMLGRFLQGAGAIGSVVTAMIADLVEEKQRGHAMAIMGGFIAISFAIAMAVGPVIASHYGISAIFFITAVLAAVAIVVLFTKVPTPPKIKHIYHGNTKTSDILKDPNLLGMIIINAMQKGLMTAAFVIIPIFLTDPKYGFNWAKSDLWMVYAPAMVAGLIAMGPAAVFGEKRNIPKQIFMLSIVLFTASFVMMGLTNSSTVFVTAVIFFFIAFNMMEPLVQSMISKFAKVHQKGAALGIANSAAYFFTFIGGTFAGLYLDISSRETLGLTIGGISLAWLIFTAVKMKNPLRYSHLIIPENEVDFDKLNALESEHIAEWFINETEKVVVIKYASEKLDEDRLKAQIVK, translated from the coding sequence ATGTTTAAAAAAGTTTTACCACTATCGACGATCTTATTCCTAAGATTTTTAGGACTTTTCCTCGTCCTTCCTGTTCTATCTGTTTATGCGCTTGACCTCAAGGGTGCAACTCCTTTTCTTGTTGGTGTTGTTGTAGGTGGTTATGCCCTCACGCAGGCTGTCTTTCAGGTTCCATTTGGAAGCATGAGTGACAAGGTAGGTCGTAAACCGACGATTCTTTTCGGTCTGTTGATCTTTTTAGTAGGTTCACTTATCTGTGCCTATTCTGACAATATCTATATGCTTATGCTTGGGCGTTTCTTACAGGGTGCAGGTGCCATAGGTTCTGTTGTTACAGCGATGATCGCCGATCTTGTCGAAGAGAAACAGCGTGGTCATGCAATGGCCATTATGGGTGGATTTATAGCTATAAGCTTCGCTATCGCTATGGCAGTTGGACCGGTTATCGCTTCACACTATGGTATTAGCGCGATCTTTTTTATAACAGCGGTTCTTGCTGCTGTTGCGATCGTTGTTTTATTTACAAAGGTACCGACTCCGCCAAAGATTAAACACATCTATCATGGTAACACAAAGACATCTGACATTCTTAAAGATCCGAATCTTTTGGGTATGATTATTATCAATGCAATGCAAAAAGGACTGATGACAGCTGCTTTTGTTATTATTCCTATCTTTTTAACAGACCCTAAATATGGTTTTAACTGGGCAAAAAGTGATCTTTGGATGGTCTATGCACCGGCGATGGTCGCAGGACTCATTGCAATGGGACCGGCAGCTGTCTTTGGAGAAAAAAGAAATATTCCAAAACAGATCTTTATGCTCTCTATCGTACTTTTTACAGCATCTTTTGTAATGATGGGACTAACGAACTCCAGTACAGTATTTGTTACAGCCGTTATCTTTTTCTTCATCGCGTTTAACATGATGGAACCGCTTGTTCAGTCAATGATCAGTAAATTCGCAAAAGTACACCAAAAAGGTGCTGCTCTTGGAATTGCAAATTCTGCAGCCTACTTCTTCACATTTATCGGCGGTACTTTTGCAGGTCTCTATCTTGATATCAGCTCACGTGAGACACTTGGACTTACCATCGGAGGCATCAGTTTGGCATGGTTGATCTTTACAGCTGTTAAAATGAAAAATCCGCTTCGTTATTCACACCTTATCATTCCAGAGAATGAAGTAGATTTTGACAAACTCAATGCTCTTGAAAGCGAACATATTGCAGAGTGGTTTATCAATGAAACTGAAAAAGTAGTTGTTATCAAATACGCAAGTGAAAAACTGGATGAAGACAGACTCAAAGCACAAATTGTAAAATAG